The stretch of DNA ACGATAACCGCTTCGGGCGGGTTCGCCACGAAGTCGGCCTCGAGCGCGATCATCGCCCGGCCCGTCTGCTCGGTGGCTGTGCCGGATCCCACCGCGAGATTGCTGTCTGGCGCGGGCATGCCCAACTGCCGGAAGAACACGTCTGACAACCGATCATCGTAATGCTGGCCTGTGTGGACCAGCCGCACGCGCCATCCCGACTCCGGTGCGCGCAGGGCGTCCACGACGGGCGCGGCTTTCATGAAATTCGGGCGAGCCCCCACCACGAGGGTGGCGGGCCTCATGACACGCGCGTCGGCCGGGTGTTTCGCGTGGACTTGGGAACCGTCAAGGCCACCGGAACGACGTCTGGCTGTCGAGTGTGCGGTCGCTGCCGGATGAGCGTCTTCAAGGTCACAGATTCATACGTGGTCTGGATCAGCTGATCCACTTCATGAAACAGCCACTGCACGCCACACACCGATCCGGCCGGGCACGGCTCGCCGGGAGGCGTGTGCACGGCGCACGTGCCTGCCTGCCGAGGCCGCTCGAAGACATGCATCACATCGAGCACCGTAATTTTGGACGCCGGCCGGGCGAGCCGATACCCGCCGCCGATGCCACGAGTGCCTGACGCCAGACCGGCGCGCACCATCTGCTGGAACACCTTGGCCAGCGCGCCTTCGGGAATCCGGTAGCGCGCGGCCACGGCAGACACCGTGGTGGGGGCCTCTCCCGCCTTCGCCATTTCGGCAGCCGCGTACAGCGCATAACGCGCAAACTTGCTGACGTTCATCGATATCTCAGGTTCGCGTACGTGCCAGGTCCAGGTCCAGACATAACCTGGGCGCCAGGGCGAATCCTTCGTGCTGGAAAAACGTGATCAATTCGGGATTGCGCCAGGAGACTTCGGTCTGCAGGGTCCGAATCCCGAGACCAAGCAGATTCGTGCGCAGTTGGTCCACAAGCGCCGATGCCACATGACGGCCGCGATAGTCGGGATGGACGCCGACAACATCGAGCACCGCCGCAGGTTCGACCACACCGAACTCGCCGTAATAGAGACGCGCCAGCAGGAATCCGACCACGTGGTCGTCGAGTTCGGCGGCAAGTGAGACGGCAATGCCCGTGTCCGCGAACGCCTGCTTCATCTTGATGGCCAGAAACCGGTCACGCCGGCGCCCGGCCG from Acidobacteriota bacterium encodes:
- a CDS encoding Rrf2 family transcriptional regulator, giving the protein MNVSKFARYALYAAAEMAKAGEAPTTVSAVAARYRIPEGALAKVFQQMVRAGLASGTRGIGGGYRLARPASKITVLDVMHVFERPRQAGTCAVHTPPGEPCPAGSVCGVQWLFHEVDQLIQTTYESVTLKTLIRQRPHTRQPDVVPVALTVPKSTRNTRPTRVS
- a CDS encoding GNAT family N-acetyltransferase; its protein translation is MDNDNPARDLVLIRNLRPDDIGPITAIDEAAAGRRRDRFLAIKMKQAFADTGIAVSLAAELDDHVVGFLLARLYYGEFGVVEPAAVLDVVGVHPDYRGRHVASALVDQLRTNLLGLGIRTLQTEVSWRNPELITFFQHEGFALAPRLCLDLDLARTRT